In Streptomyces rapamycinicus NRRL 5491, the genomic stretch GCGGGTGCTGGACGCGCTCGGCGGAGAACAGAGCGGCACCTGATGGACGACGTACTGGTCACCGGCCTCGGCGCGCTGTCCCCGCTGGGCGCGGGTGTCGACGCCTTCTGGCGCGGGATGCACAAGGCGGACACCGCGCCGACGCGGGTCCCCGATCCGCTCGCCCACATGAACCATCCGCTGATGTACCTGGTGCCGGAGGCCGACCTTCCGGACGGGCCCGAGGAGCAGGACGGGCTGCCGCTGGGCCGCGGCTCGCGGTTCGCGCTCGCGGCGGCGCGCGAGGCGGTCGCCGACGCGGGGCTGGCCGCGCTGCCGGGGCCGGGCGAGAGGCCGGAGGCCGAGGGGCTCGATCCGCGCCGGGTGGCGGTCGCCCTCAGCACCGGTATGGGCGACACGGATCTGCACGAGGGCTGGTGGACCGGCGAGGCGCCCGCGTCCGGCCGCTGGGCGCCCCCCTTCCCGCCGGCCTCGGTGGTCGGCGGCTGGTTCGGCGCCCAGGGCGTCAACACCTGCGTCAGCAACGCGTGCGCCGCCAGCGGCTACGCGCTCTCGGTGGGCGCCGATCTGATCCGCTCCGGCGAGGCCGACGTGGTCATCGCGGGCGGCGCCGAGGCGTACTCCCGCGTTGCCCTGGCCTGCTTCAACCGGCTGGGCGCCATCGACCCCGAGCGCTGCCGCCCGTTCGCCGTCGAACGGCGGGGGACCGTCTTCGGTGAGGGTGCCGCCGTGCTCGTCCTGGAGTCCGCCACGCACGCCCGCGCGCGCGGCGCGCGCACCGTCTACGGTCGTCTGGCGGGCGCCGGCTGGAGCTGCGACGCCTACCACGCGACCGCTCCCGAGCCCTCAGGAGAGCAGATCGAGCGGGCGATGCGCGAGGCGCTCCGGGAGGCGGGGGCCGGGACCGGGTCCGGGGCCGGGCCGGGCGGGCTGGGGTTCGTGATCCCGCACGGCACCGGCACCGAGCGGGGCGACGTGGTGGAGAGCCGGGTGCTGGACGCGCTGACCCCCCGTACGCCCCTCTACAGCGTCAAGGCGCTCATCGGGCACACCGGCGGCGCGGCGGGCGCGTTCGCCGCGCTGGCCGCCGGCTTGGTGCTGCACCACAGGACGCTGCCGCCGAACGTGCCGGTCGGCGAGCGGGACCCGGAGTGCGCGGTGCCGCTGCCGTCCGGCTCCGCTCCCATGACCGGGGCGTACGGGCTGGTCAACGCCTACGCCTTCGGGGGCAACAACATCTCGCTCGTCTTCGGGGAGGCCGCCGCGTGAGCGACGCACATGCGGCCGCCGGGCCGCGGATGGCG encodes the following:
- a CDS encoding beta-ketoacyl synthase N-terminal-like domain-containing protein, which produces MDDVLVTGLGALSPLGAGVDAFWRGMHKADTAPTRVPDPLAHMNHPLMYLVPEADLPDGPEEQDGLPLGRGSRFALAAAREAVADAGLAALPGPGERPEAEGLDPRRVAVALSTGMGDTDLHEGWWTGEAPASGRWAPPFPPASVVGGWFGAQGVNTCVSNACAASGYALSVGADLIRSGEADVVIAGGAEAYSRVALACFNRLGAIDPERCRPFAVERRGTVFGEGAAVLVLESATHARARGARTVYGRLAGAGWSCDAYHATAPEPSGEQIERAMREALREAGAGTGSGAGPGGLGFVIPHGTGTERGDVVESRVLDALTPRTPLYSVKALIGHTGGAAGAFAALAAGLVLHHRTLPPNVPVGERDPECAVPLPSGSAPMTGAYGLVNAYAFGGNNISLVFGEAAA